The Triticum dicoccoides isolate Atlit2015 ecotype Zavitan chromosome 6A, WEW_v2.0, whole genome shotgun sequence genome has a window encoding:
- the LOC119315840 gene encoding glutathione synthetase, chloroplastic-like, with product MSSCVSSSHHHCARRLPAPPPRAHLAAADSCASPYRRRVGSLRAMGAEAPSSVAPAAGRKASAVQAEMVEAAAMWCAMHGLVVGDRGNPRSGTVPGVGLVHAPFSLLPTRFPASFWKQACELAPIFNELVDRVSLDGKFLQGSLSRTKQVDDFTARLLEIHAKMMAVNKKEDIRLGLHRSDYMLDSETNSLLQIELNTISTSFPGLGSLVSELHRTLLNQYGEVLGLDSERIPRNWAAIQFAEALGKAWVEYNNGSAVVMMIVQAEERNMYDQYWLINHLKESHGVMTIRKTLAQVEAEGLVLPDGTLVVDGRPVAVVYFRAGYAPTDYPSEVEWSARLLIEQSSAIKCPSISYHLVGTKKIQQELAKPSVLERFLDNEEDIAKLRKCFAGLWSLDNEEIVKSAIEKPDLFVLKPQREGGGNNLYGHDLRETLIRLKNEQGEALAAYILMQRIFPRASLTQLVQGGVCFEELSISELGIFGSYLRNKDKVVINNQCGYLMRTKVSSSNEGGVAAGFAVLDSILLTDE from the exons ATGTCCTCTTGCGTCTCCTCCTCCCATCACCACTGCGCCCGCCGCCtccccgccccgccgccccgggCGCACCTCGCCGCAGCCGACTCGTGCGCGTCCCCTTACCGCAGACGCGTCGGTTCCCTGAGGGCAATGGGAGCCGAGGCGCCCTCGAGCGTGGCGCCGGCGGCGGGTAGGAaggcttcggcggtgcaggcggagatggtggaggcggcggccatgTGGTGCGCCATGCACGGACTCGTCGTCGGCGACCGCGGCAACCCG AGATCTGGAACAGTCCCAGGTGTTGGTTTGGTTCATGCTCCATTTTCGCTACTTCCAACACGTTTTCCAGCATCTTTTTGGAAGCAAGCATGTGAACTGGCTCCTATTTTCAATGAGCTTGTGGATCGTGTGAGCTTGGATGGGAAGTTCTTGCAAGGTTCTTTGTCTAG AACAAAGCAGGTTGACGATTTCACTGCTAGGTTGTTAGAAATTCATGCAAAGATGATGGCAGTAAACAAGAAGGAG GATATCCGCTTAGGGTTGCATCGATCTGACTACATGCTTGATTCTGAAACAAATTCTCTTCTTCAAATTGAGCTCAACACCATCTCAACATCATTTCCTGGTCTAGGCTCTCTTGTGAGCGAACTTCACAG GACCTTACTTAATCAATATGGTGAAGTCTTAGGTCTTGATTCTGAAAGGATTCCTCGGAACTGGGCAGCCATTCAATTTGCTGAAGCATTGGGCAAAGCATGGGTTGAGTATAATAATGGAAG CGCTGTAGTTATGATGATTGTTCAAGCTGAAGAAAGAAATATGTACGACCAGTACTGGCTCATCAATCATTTGAAAGAATC GCATGGTGTGATGACCATTAGGAAAACTTTGGCACAGGTGGAGGCCGAAGGACTAGTGCTTCCGGATGGAACACTTGTGGT AGATGGACGACCTGTTGCTGTTGTGTATTTCAGAGCTGGGTATGCACCGACTGATTACCCTTCAGAAGTG GAATGGAGTGCAAGGCTTTTGATTGAACAATCATCTGCTATTAAGTGCCCTTCAATATCCTACCATTTAGTCGGAACCAAAAAGATCCAGCAAGAGCTAGCAAAACCTAGTGTTCTTGAAAG GTTCCTTGACAACGAGGAAGACATTGCCAAGCTACGTAAATGCTTCGCAGGGTTATGGAGCTTGGACAATGAAGAAATAGTGAAATCAGCAATAGAAAAACCTGACTTGTTTGTCCTGAAACCTCAACGAGAAGGTGGAG GGAACAACTTGTATGGTCATGATTTGCGAGAAACACTGATCAGACTAAAGAACGAACAGGGAGAGGCGCTTGCGGCCTACATTTTGATGCAGCGGATTTTTCCAAGAGCTTCTCTTACTCAGCTTGTCCAGGGCGGTGTCTGCTTTGAGGAACTTTCAATCTCTGAGCTTGGAATATTCGGATCCTACCTGCG GAACAAAGATAAGGTAGTCATTAATAACCAATGTGGTTACTTGATGCGCACCAAAGTTTCTTCATCAAACGAAGGCGGAGTT